The Siniperca chuatsi isolate FFG_IHB_CAS linkage group LG7, ASM2008510v1, whole genome shotgun sequence genome includes a window with the following:
- the blvrb gene encoding flavin reductase (NADPH) isoform X2: MKTMEGQDAVIIILGTRNCLSPTTMMSEGTKNIVESMKARGIRKVVGCMSAFLLWDRSKVPPRLVPVTEDHDRMYTVLKTSGLDYVAVMPPHIADDLPLTERYTVTENMLKGRAISKHDLGHFFVKCLSTSEWDGKTVGVWAD; this comes from the exons ATGAAGACCATGGAAGGCCAGGACGCTGTTATCATCATCCTGGGCACCAGGAACTGCCTCA GCCCGACCACCATGATGTCTGAAGGCACCAAGAACATTGTTGAATCCATGAAGGCCCGTGGGATCCGCAAAGTGGTCGGCTGCATGTCAG CCTTCCTGCTGTGGGATCGCTCCAAAGTCCCACCCCGTCTGGTTCCTGTGACAGAGGACCATGACAGGATGTACACGGTGCTGAAAACATCGGGGCTGGACTACGTGGCTGTCATGCCGCCCCACATTGCTG ATGACCTTCCTCTGACAGAGCGTTACACGGTGACGGAGAACATGTTAAAAGGAAGAGCCATCTCTAAACACGACTTAGGACATTTCTTTGTCAAGTGTCTGTCCACCTCAGAGTGGGACGGCAAGACTGTCGGTGTGTGGGCAGATTAA
- the blvrb gene encoding flavin reductase (NADPH) isoform X1: protein MSDSIKNVAIFGATGMTGLATLPQAVAAGYNVTVLVRDPSKLPADHKVSRVVVGDVLNKEDVMKTMEGQDAVIIILGTRNCLSPTTMMSEGTKNIVESMKARGIRKVVGCMSAFLLWDRSKVPPRLVPVTEDHDRMYTVLKTSGLDYVAVMPPHIADDLPLTERYTVTENMLKGRAISKHDLGHFFVKCLSTSEWDGKTVGVWAD, encoded by the exons ATGTCGGACTCCATCAAAAACGTCGCGATATTTGGAGCCACGGGAATGACCGGGCTGGCGACCCTCCCGCAAGCGGTGGCTGCAG GATACAATGTGACGGTGCTGGTGCGGGACCCTTCCAAGCTGCCTGCCGACCACAAGGTGTCCAGAGTGGTGGTGGGAGACGTACTTAATAAAGAGGATGTGATGAAGACCATGGAAGGCCAGGACGCTGTTATCATCATCCTGGGCACCAGGAACTGCCTCA GCCCGACCACCATGATGTCTGAAGGCACCAAGAACATTGTTGAATCCATGAAGGCCCGTGGGATCCGCAAAGTGGTCGGCTGCATGTCAG CCTTCCTGCTGTGGGATCGCTCCAAAGTCCCACCCCGTCTGGTTCCTGTGACAGAGGACCATGACAGGATGTACACGGTGCTGAAAACATCGGGGCTGGACTACGTGGCTGTCATGCCGCCCCACATTGCTG ATGACCTTCCTCTGACAGAGCGTTACACGGTGACGGAGAACATGTTAAAAGGAAGAGCCATCTCTAAACACGACTTAGGACATTTCTTTGTCAAGTGTCTGTCCACCTCAGAGTGGGACGGCAAGACTGTCGGTGTGTGGGCAGATTAA